The following coding sequences are from one Triticum dicoccoides isolate Atlit2015 ecotype Zavitan chromosome 4A, WEW_v2.0, whole genome shotgun sequence window:
- the LOC119285206 gene encoding sulfoquinovosyl transferase SQD2-like yields the protein MGQAPEMAAPLLLRVEDADAEWSSRPHRIALFVEPSPFAYISGYKNRFQNFIKHLREMGDEVLVVTTHKGAPEEFHGAKVIGSWSFPCPLYQNVPLSLALSPRIFSAVSKFKPDIIHATSPGVMVFGALAIAKMISVPLVMSYHTHLPAYLPGYNLNWLLGPTWSLIRCLHRSADLTLVPSVAIAEDFETAKVVPANRVRLWNKGVDSESFHPKFRRHEMRIKLSGGEPEKPLIIHVGRFGREKNLDFLKRVMEKLPGVRIAFVGDGPYRAELEKMFTGMPAVFTGMLQGEELSQAYASGDVFAMPSESETLGQVVLESMASGVPVVAARAGGIPDIIPKDKEGKTSFLFTPGDLDECVRKIEQLLSSKDLRESVGRAAREEMENCDWRTASKTIRNEHYSTATLYWQKKTGRTG from the exons ATGGGGCAGGCTCCGGAGATGGCGGCGCCGCTGCTCCTGCGGGTGGAGGACGCGGACGCCGAGTGGAGCTCCAGGCCGCATCGCATTGCTCTCTTCGTCGAGCCTTCGCCCTTCGC CTACATCTCCGGCTACAAGAACCGGTTCCAGAACTTCATCAAGCATCTGCGAGAGATGGGCGATGAG GTCTTGGTCGTGACCACGcacaaaggagctcccgaggagttCCATGGAGCAAAGGTCATTGGCTCGTGGAG CTTTCCATGTCCATTGTACCAAAATGTTCCACTTTCGTTGGCACTGAGCCCCAGAATATTTTCTGCCGTGTCAAAGTTCAAGCCAGACATAATCCATGCTACTTCACCTGGAGTTATG GTTTTTGGCGCCCTTGCTATCGCAAAGATGATTTCAGTTCCATTGGTCATGTCTTATCACACACATCTTCCAGC GTACTTACCAGGTTACAATTTAAATTGGTTACTTGGGCCCACATGGAGTCTTATAA GATGTCTCCACAGGTCTGCAGATCTTACTCTAGTTCCTTCAGTAGCTATTGCCGAGGACTTTGAAACTGCTAAAGTAGTACCAG CAAACAGAGTACGGCTTTGGAACAAGGGTGTTGATTCTGAAAGCTTCCATCCTAAATTTCGGAGGCATGAAATGCGGATCAAGTTGAG CGGTGGTGAACCAGAAAAACCATTGATAATTCACGTGGGCCGTTTTGGGCGTGAAAAGAATTTGGATTTTCTGAAGAG AGTTATGGAAAAGCTCCCCGGAGTAAGAATTGCTTTTGTTGGAGATGGACCATACAG GGCTGAGCTGGAAAAAATGTTCACAGGCATGCCTGCAGTTTTCACCGGAATGCTCCAAGGGGAGGAGCTCTCGCAAGCGTACGCCAGTGGGGACGTATTTGCAATGCCTTCAGAGTCTGAGACCCTTGGACAAGTAGTGCTGGAGTCCATGGCTTCTGGAGTCCCGGTTGTCGCTGCTCGCGCCGGAGGCATACCTGATATAATACCCAAGGACAAGGAGGGCAAGACCAGCTTCCTCTTCACACCCGGGGATCTGGACGAGTGCGTGAGGAAGATCGAGCAGCTCCTCTCGTCGAAGGACCTCAGGGAGTCGGTCGGAAGGGCTGCCAGGGAGGAGATGGAGAACTGCGACTGGAGAACGGCCTCAAAGACGATACGCAACGAGCACTACAGCACCGCGACGTTGTACTGGCAGAAGAAGACGGGCAGAACGGGGTAG
- the LOC119285207 gene encoding josephin-like protein → MESGARSEVRPDEEGPAPAGSSSGGSKVYHERQRMQFCLLHALNNLMQEKESFTRAELDGIAENLVLTDPNKEKWTPLSLIWKPHHNALTGNYDVNVLIAAVESRKKKVVWHDHRKGASSIDLDAEALVGLMINVPVRRLRGLWTGRHWVAIRSIDGIWFNLDSDLPSAKQFQCKEKLIAFLDSVLSQGGELMIVLQDE, encoded by the exons ATGGAGTCGGGAGCCAGATCAGAAGTAAGGCCAGACGAGGAAGGGCCGGCCCCGGCGGGAAGCAGCAGCGGCGGCAGCAAAGTGTACCACGAGAGGCAAAGGATGCAGTTCTGCCTCCTCCACGCCCTCAACAACCTTATGCAG GAAAAAGAATCGTTCACCCGAGCTGAGCTGGATGGGATTGCTGAAAATCTTGTTCTTACTGATCCAAACAAGGAGAAATGGACTCCTCTATCGCTGATTTGGAAGCCCCACCACAATGCATTAACAGGGAACTATGATGTAAATGTTCTTATCGCGGCAGTAGAATCTAGAAAGAAGAAGGTAGTTTGGCATGATCATCGGAAGGGAGCATCTTCGATTGATCTGGATGCCGAAGCGCTGGTAGGTCTGATGATCAATGTACCCGTGAGGAGGTTGAGGGGTCTGTGGACCGGGAGGCATTGGGTGGCAATTCGAAGCATTGATGGCATCTGGTTTAATTTGGACAGCGATCTTCCGTCGGCCAAGCAGTTTCAGTGCAAAGAAAAACTAATTGCGTTCCTGGACAGCGTTCTCAGTCAAGGCGGAGAACTGATGATCGTGCTCCAAGACGAATGA